The following proteins come from a genomic window of Chiloscyllium punctatum isolate Juve2018m chromosome 49, sChiPun1.3, whole genome shotgun sequence:
- the LOC140469640 gene encoding tubulin beta chain-like, giving the protein MREIVHVQAGQCGNQIGAKFWEVISDEHGIDPTGTYHGDTDLQLERINVYYNEASGGKYVPRAILVDLEPGTMDSVRSGPFGQIFRPDNFVFGQSGAGNNWAKGHYTEGAELVDSVLDVVRKEAEGCDCLQGFQLTHSLGGGTGSGMGTLLISKIREEYPDRIMNTFSVVPSPKVSDTVVEPYNATLSVHQLVENTDETFCIDNEALYDICFRTLKLTTPTYGDLNHLVSATMSGVTTCLRFPGQLNADLRKLAVNMVPFPRLHFFIPGFAPLTSRGSQHYRALTVPELTQQMFDAKNMMAACDPRHGRYLTVAAIFRGRMSMKEVDEQMLNVQNKNSSYFVEWIPNNVKTAVCDIPPRGLKMSATFIGNSTAIQELFKRISEQFTAMFRRKAFLHWYTGEGMDEMEFTEAESNMNDLVSEYQQYQDATAEEEGEFEEDEEVA; this is encoded by the exons ATGAGGGAGATCGTGCACGTTCAGGCCGGCCAGTGCGGCAATCAGATCGGGgccaag TTTTGGGAAGTTATCAGTGATGAACATGGCATTGATCCCACTGGAACCTATCATGGTGACACTGACCTGCAGTTGGAGAGAATTAATGTCTACTATAATGAAGCTTCAG GTGGCAAATATGTTCCTCGTGCTATCCTTGTGGACCTGGAACCTGGTACTATGGACTCTGTACGTTCTGGGCCATTTGGTCAGATCTTCAGGCCAGATAACTTTGTGTTTG GGCAAAGTGGTGCTGGGAACAACTGGGCCAAAGGTCACTATACAGAAGGAGCTGAACTAGTTGACTCTGTTCTGGATGTGGTGAggaaggaggctgagggatgtgATTGCCTCCAGGGATTCCAGCTTACCCACTCGCTGGGTGGTGGTACTGGCTCTGGTATGGGCACACTCCTCATTAGTAAAATCCGTGAAGAATACCCAGACAGAATCATGAATACCTTCAGTGTTGTGCCTTCACCAAAAGTGTCAGATACTGTAGTAGAGCCTTATAAtgcaactctctctgtccatcagcTTGTAGAGAACACAGATGAGACCTTCTGTATTGACAACGAGGCTCTGTATGACATCTGTTTCCGAACCCTCAAGCTCACAACTCCCACTTATGGTGACCTGAACCACCTTGTATCAGCCACCATGAGCGGTGTAACAACCTGTCTGCGTTTCCCTGGTCAGCTCAATGCTGACCTGCGTAAACTAGCAGTGAACATGGTCCCCTTCCCCCGCCTGCACTTCTTCATCCCAGGTTTTGCTCCTCTGACAAGCCGTGGTAGCCAGCATTACCGTGCCCTGACAGTACCTGAGCTTACCCAACAGATGTTTGACGCCAAGAACATGATGGCAGCCTGTGATCCTCGACACGGCCGCTACCTGACCGTTGCTGCCATTTTCCGAGGTCGCATGTCCATGAAAGAGGTGGATGAACAGATGTTGAACGTCCAGAACAAAAACAGCAGCTATTTTGTTGAATGGATCCCCAATAATGTCAAGACTGCTGTCTGTGACATCCCACCCAGAGGCCTCAAGATGTCTGCCACCTTTATTGGCAACAGTACAGCCATCCAAGAGCTGTTTAAACGCATCTCTGAGCAGTTTACTGCCATGTTCAGGAGGAAAGCCTTCTTGCATTGGTACACTGGTGAGGGCATGGATGAGATGGAGTTCACAGAAGCTGAGAGCAACATGAATGACCTGGTGTCTGAGTACCAGCAATATCAGGATGCTACAGCTGAGGAAGAGGGTGAATTTGAGGAGGATGAAGAGGTTGCCTAA